ATTGCAATAATAAAGTGCCAATATCGGACACACGTGAAATATTTGGCGTTCGAATCGCTCCGGCCACTTCAATGAATCAAACGAGAAATAAGGTTACAACAGTTAAGACTGATTCGAAAATAAATGGTACCGTTAACCACACAGCAAAATTAGACAGTAGAATGAACGGAGTTACACGTGGCTCCAATAATCTAAATTTGGTAAACAAACCTGTTTCGACAAAAAAGGAAACGTCTAAAAAGACCACACTCGCTCCAAAACGCACCAACAGAAAGTCTTCAGCGTGTATCGCTAATAGTAAGAACCTTTCATGGTCAAAAGCGAATAATCTTAAACAAGTACAGTTACAGAAACAAAACTGTTTGAATTCAGCATCGAAACCACCCTTAACAAATATGTCGGGGGAAGCAAGCGCACCACCAAAGATGAATATTGCAAACGGTGTAAGACAAGTATCGATGACTGTAAACGGAAATTTAAATAGCTTAAACGTGCCTGTTAATCATTTACATAACGGCCACCAAATTAATGTTCAGCAACAGTGCAATGGAACTGTATCCTCAACGACTATTCCTGCGTTTATGGCAGTTCCTCAAAATGTAATGTTAACTACTCTAAGGATACCTCAGAATGGACTAACCGCTCCCAATATAAATCAACAGGGGGGCATAGCTACAATAAACCAAGGAAATATTGCAACATTAAACCAACAGGGTAGTATAGGTGCGTTAAACCAACAACCAAACGTTACTTTCAATCGCCCTAATGTGACTGTAACGAGTCCGACCAAAATTAACGGTCAATTTGTGTTTCCGCtggttcaaaatattaatggaACTGTCGTGCAAATACCTAATCTAATGGCAAAGATGCCCAACTTTGTCCTTCCTCAAGCACAACCATTAACTGCTCAAAGACAAAATCATTTACAAAATCAGCAGACGCAAATTCTTATAAACGgcacattattaaaactttcaaATGCGATACCTTCCTCGTTTCCTgctacaaataaaacaaacccTGTCTCAAGCCAGCCTGTATTAAACAAAAGTTTTCCTGGAATACAAACTGTCAATGCGGTAACGCATCAAAAGccaaattttaatgtaaatttaagtCATCCGATGCTACTACCACAGCCAGGTTTTATTGTAACTTCAGTGCCAAACGTCAAGGAGACATGGAGTTATTCCACCGTGAATACGGCCTGTTTATCGCAATCAACATATTCGAATCCAATAGTACAACACCCGCCGCCTATAGTACCAAGTTTTAGCACTCAAGCATTACATTCGAGTAGTATACCCATCGCTCCTGTGAAGCCTCCTGACAACCCCATTCAGGGCACAGAGCCACCAAGCAGTACAGTTAAGGAATCCGACTTAAGTGACTTAAATCAAAAGTGTGATATTCCATGGCTGtctaaaaatgttaataataacatagtTCCATTAGATACTAAAAAACTCACATCGAGGCCTTTCGCTGAAATCGGTTCGGCTAAACTAGCTGGGTTATTGAATGAAAAGGTTATAGAAGAAGGGATATTACTAAAAGACAAAGCGAAAGAAGTTAAAATGGTGCCTGAAGAGCTTAAAAAAGTCGAAGAGGTATCTAGTTGTGAAGATACTGTGTTTAGTAACATAACCGTTTTGAAAGAAGTGTCTTCGAACGTTGAGAGTACTATGATAGAAGCTAACTATAGTAGCGCCACAACGGAGTCTTCGGAATCAGGAATAGGAACGGATAAGTCTATTGACTCGCCGAGTGATTCGCAAGGTAGCAAAGAGTGTGATGAAGACTCATCGTTACTGTCTTTAAGTGTGAGTGTAAGCTCGATGGAACAAAGTCAATCGGAATCGCAGAAGAGCCCTATACTGAAGCAACCCAAGATTTTGCGGTTTCCACCAAAATTTCCAGTGAAATCAGATAGACGAAGAAAGTCTAAATTAGATACGACATCTACCGTAGTAGTATGTTATTGGGAAAAATGCAAGTTAGAATTTGACAGCGATACGAATTTATTGGAGCACTTACAGgtgtgtaatataattttttcagaaattataatttggcAGTACCTGAAattgaaactaaaaaaaatataataacatatatt
This genomic stretch from Pieris napi chromosome 19, ilPieNapi1.2, whole genome shotgun sequence harbors:
- the LOC125059253 gene encoding zinc finger protein jing isoform X2; its protein translation is MADGSPEDRAYPKQMNELTFSVTDPSNGDIKKCSEHTVDGRVRLSFYTELDESDSCEKCETLGVAANRPAADASNSQKTTGSHTDDSDDRKKRCFDRYDSSESSDSGVAVLSPPESSGCSSSDITEPRSPCSPESGCSSEESLGARMPPWASEPAPRRLAAQPAPVRRPNPVHRRITEYFNHKMKPQNGLKRDAGHIANGDSKKKCLPKNGVTQDLEKYISYLSQTLSPKVLLDVGKQSQTTHKSPQSTTNVDTKIKDLSKSPLKSTDSVLDFCRTKDNQEVHTMNGFVEVRQLKEKPSKDKFNCGVLNGLTDNKTTERDKKLSSDPSAKVNTNLNKQYNVSNANCNNKVPISDTREIFGVRIAPATSMNQTRNKVTTVKTDSKINGTVNHTAKLDSRMNGVTRGSNNLNLVNKPVSTKKETSKKTTLAPKRTNRKSSACIANSKNLSWSKANNLKQVQLQKQNCLNSASKPPLTNMSGEASAPPKMNIANGVRQVSMTVNGNLNSLNVPVNHLHNGHQINVQQQCNGTVSSTTIPAFMAVPQNVMLTTLRIPQNGLTAPNINQQGGIATINQGNIATLNQQGSIGALNQQPNVTFNRPNVTVTSPTKINGQFVFPLVQNINGTVVQIPNLMAKMPNFVLPQAQPLTAQRQNHLQNQQTQILINGTLLKLSNAIPSSFPATNKTNPVSSQPVLNKSFPGIQTVNAVTHQKPNFNVNLSHPMLLPQPGFIVTSVPNVKETWSYSTVNTACLSQSTYSNPIVQHPPPIVPSFSTQALHSSSIPIAPVKPPDNPIQGTEPPSSTVKESDLSDLNQKCDIPWLSKNVNNNIVPLDTKKLTSRPFAEIGSAKLAGLLNEKVIEEGILLKDKAKEVKMVPEELKKVEEVSSCEDTVFSNITVLKEVSSNVESTMIEANYSSATTESSESGIGTDKSIDSPSDSQGSKECDEDSSLLSLSVSVSSMEQSQSESQKSPILKQPKILRFPPKFPVKSDRRRKSKLDTTSTVVVCYWEKCKLEFDSDTNLLEHLQAVHVETQNGKQNYVCLWEKCKVRGKPSCSRLWLERHTLSHGGNKPFKCIVDGCDRRFSTQVEGDKMKEVECSTSVLL
- the LOC125059253 gene encoding zinc finger protein jing isoform X1, producing MADGSPEDRAYPKQMNELTFSVTDPSNGDIKKCSEHTVDGRVRLSFYTELDESDSCEKCETLGVAANRPAADASNSQKTTGSHTDDSDDRKKRCFDRYDSSESSDSGVAVLSPPESSGCSSSDITEPRSPCSPESGCSSEESLGARMPPWASEPAPRRLAAQPAPVRRPNPVHRRITEYFNHKMKPQNGLKRDAGHIANGDSKKKCLPKNGVTQDLEKYISYLSQTLSPKVLLDVGKQSQTTHKSPQSTTNVDTKIKDLSKSPLKSTDSVLDFCRTKDNQEVHTMNGFVEVRQLKEKPSKDKFNCGVLNGLTDNKTTERDKKLSSDPSAKVNTNLNKQYNVSNANCNNKVPISDTREIFGVRIAPATSMNQTRNKVTTVKTDSKINGTVNHTAKLDSRMNGVTRGSNNLNLVNKPVSTKKETSKKTTLAPKRTNRKSSACIANSKNLSWSKANNLKQVQLQKQNCLNSASKPPLTNMSGEASAPPKMNIANGVRQVSMTVNGNLNSLNVPVNHLHNGHQINVQQQCNGTVSSTTIPAFMAVPQNVMLTTLRIPQNGLTAPNINQQGGIATINQGNIATLNQQGSIGALNQQPNVTFNRPNVTVTSPTKINGQFVFPLVQNINGTVVQIPNLMAKMPNFVLPQAQPLTAQRQNHLQNQQTQILINGTLLKLSNAIPSSFPATNKTNPVSSQPVLNKSFPGIQTVNAVTHQKPNFNVNLSHPMLLPQPGFIVTSVPNVKETWSYSTVNTACLSQSTYSNPIVQHPPPIVPSFSTQALHSSSIPIAPVKPPDNPIQGTEPPSSTVKESDLSDLNQKCDIPWLSKNVNNNIVPLDTKKLTSRPFAEIGSAKLAGLLNEKVIEEGILLKDKAKEVKMVPEELKKVEEVSSCEDTVFSNITVLKEVSSNVESTMIEANYSSATTESSESGIGTDKSIDSPSDSQGSKECDEDSSLLSLSVSVSSMEQSQSESQKSPILKQPKILRFPPKFPVKSDRRRKSKLDTTSTVVVCYWEKCKLEFDSDTNLLEHLQAVHVETQNGKQNYVCLWEKCKVRGKPSCSRLWLERHTLSHGGNKPFKCIVDGCDRRFSTQVQLRSIKLCPQDTRIQPPCPYNFLSCIYSKSCPKCYHYITVSRILRYHQDADRQNESTITNISYWCLYRYCIYRSVGLKFGLVAVTLIVPALLNTKLSGVLNLVYVATVCLL